From Magnolia sinica isolate HGM2019 chromosome 13, MsV1, whole genome shotgun sequence, one genomic window encodes:
- the LOC131224159 gene encoding uncharacterized protein LOC131224159 has protein sequence MWHLLHGVKSLPKKYNPARHRNAFFYHYSEELDDELQPSKWYERAYPKLVKSAHILKNVDRIDGRLTNIEDCSTFIDDQIDQEMQTFKSLARAFIGAPSLQQALRKATSSAPAIPNACFGKPNERESLTLNSLTKVCDFLNVSAQQRKSVRLRICPQVTQHHIWRGVLEEILNNLKSEMGALHCHPLTARLQMGDQIISSCVCFLAESAYSSSESDSPSWMRLASTRVADSPPSRKWGDILEMFDDLIKCLRPEKRLTDHVTKLEAMREGLYQIKEVLVERDIGYREARHQERLVQKKLTQTLGHSSKCLFTLLLYYLYGSVRDVEVEVCGGVYGRGSGSFCLCIGKVLTSDGEKMLWNGIKQLDRALGLFKFVWESAGMKGMLELQGHVWCMRAEERTLTYRGNVFFVHGIKF, from the coding sequence ATGTGGCACCTACTGCATGGAGTAAAGTCTCTTCCGAAGAAGTACAACCCAGCTCGACATCGAAATGCATTTTTCTACCACTACTCAGAAGAACTCGATGACGAGCTCCAGCCATCAAAATGGTATGAAAGGGCCTACCCCAAATTAGTAAAGTCGGCCCACATATTGAAAAATGTGGACCGAATCGATGGAAGGCTCACAAATATCGAAGATTGTTCAACCTTCATAGATGATCAGATTGATCAGGAGATGCAGACGTTCAAGTCACTTGCCAGGGCCTTTATAGGGGCTCCTTCATTGCAGCAAGCACTGAGGAAGGCAACATCATCGGCACCAGCCATACCCAATGCTTGTTTTGGTAAACCAAATGAAAGAGAATCTCTAACACTAAATTCTCTCACCAAAGTATGCGATTTTCTTAACGTCTCTGCCCAACAAAGGAAGTCAGTGCGTCTGAGGATATGCCCACAGGTCACGCAGCATCACATATGGCGGGGTGTCCTCGAGGAGATACTAAACAATCTGAAATCAGAAATGGGTGCCTTGCATTGTCATCCACTGACAGCCAGATTGCAGATGGGAGATCAAATAATCTCGAGCTGTGTATGTTTCTTGGCTGAGAGTGCCTATTCCTCCTCTGAATCTGACTCACCTTCATGGATGCGGCTGGCCTCTACAAGGGTGGCCGATTCACCACCCTCTCGCAAATGGGGCGACATTCTAGAGATGTTCGATGATCTCATAAAGTGTTTGAGACCCGAGAAGAGGTTGACTGATCATGTGACGAAGCTCGAAGCAATGAGAGAAGGGTTGTATCAGATCAAGGAAGTCTTGGTAGAGAGAGATATCGGTTACAGGGAGGCGCGGCACCAAGAACGGCTAGTGCAAAAGAAGCTTACACAGACGTTGGGCCACTCATCTAAGTGTTTGTTCACACTCCTGTTGTATTATTTATATGGGAGTGTTAGAGATGTTGAAGTGGAGGTTTGTGGGGGAGTTTATGGGAGAGGGAGTGGTAGCTTTTGCTTGTGCATCGGGAAGGTTTTGACATCAGATGGTGAGAAGATGCTGTGGAATGGAATAAAGCAGTTGGATAGAGCTCTTGGGCTGTTCAAGTTTGTGTGGGAATCAGCTGGGATGAAAGGGATGTTGGAGCTGCAAGGCCATGTATGGTGTATGAGAGCTGAGGAAAGGACACTCACATATAGAGGAAATGTGTTCTTTGTGCATGGGattaaattttga